The proteins below come from a single Corynebacterium glyciniphilum AJ 3170 genomic window:
- the ptsP gene encoding phosphoenolpyruvate--protein phosphotransferase gives MADTKSSAPSTDGEPVILKGKSVVPGTVFAPVTWVTDRPELPGPDKTVAEGEREAEFEAFTRAVDTVSGRLSARAATVEGNARQVLEATVAIAKDRAWAKKVRKSVNAGQTNVYAVKQATDDFVEMFLKAGGVMAERVTDLMDVRDRVIAELRGEPEPGIPDVDSPHVLFADDLAPADTATLDPELIVAVVTEKGGATSHTAIIARQLDIPCIVAIGVNLRSIAAETEVLVDAAVGTVETGVDPADVEKRVAAAAELASKVRGWHGPAETADGHRVQLLANVQDGAAARQAAESVAEGIGLFRTELGFLSETTEPSVEEQADRYAEVLSAFPEGKVVIRTLDAGSDKPVPYVMAESEENPALGVRGLRIARTNQELLERQLDGIALALKKSGREESSAQTWVMAPMVATVYEAQWFAALCHERGLVAGAMIEVPAAALMADKMMPYLDFVSIGTNDLTQYTMAADRMSASLAHLTDPWQPAVLRLVHTTCRAGAVTRTAVGVCGEAAADPILACVLAGLGVTSLSAAPPALAAVGAQLGEIDFAVCREMAAAALDADGAEEAKTAAAAVLGL, from the coding sequence ATGGCAGACACGAAATCCTCCGCACCTTCCACCGACGGTGAGCCCGTCATCCTGAAGGGAAAATCAGTGGTTCCCGGCACGGTCTTCGCGCCGGTGACCTGGGTAACGGACCGTCCGGAGCTGCCGGGGCCGGATAAGACGGTCGCCGAGGGGGAACGAGAGGCAGAGTTCGAGGCGTTCACCCGGGCCGTCGACACCGTCTCGGGGCGCCTCAGTGCACGTGCTGCGACAGTCGAGGGCAATGCACGCCAGGTGCTTGAAGCCACGGTCGCCATTGCAAAGGACCGCGCATGGGCCAAGAAGGTCCGAAAATCCGTCAATGCGGGTCAGACCAACGTCTACGCGGTCAAACAGGCTACGGATGACTTTGTCGAGATGTTCCTCAAGGCGGGTGGTGTGATGGCCGAGAGGGTCACTGACCTGATGGACGTCCGCGACCGCGTCATCGCCGAGCTCCGAGGAGAACCCGAACCGGGCATCCCCGACGTCGATTCTCCCCATGTCCTGTTCGCCGATGACCTTGCCCCAGCCGATACCGCTACTCTTGACCCTGAACTGATCGTTGCCGTGGTCACAGAGAAAGGCGGAGCGACGAGCCATACCGCGATCATTGCCCGTCAGCTGGATATCCCCTGCATTGTGGCTATTGGTGTCAACCTGCGCTCCATCGCAGCGGAAACCGAGGTACTGGTTGACGCCGCCGTGGGAACCGTGGAGACCGGGGTGGACCCGGCTGATGTCGAGAAAAGGGTAGCTGCAGCTGCAGAACTCGCCTCGAAGGTACGCGGATGGCACGGACCGGCTGAAACTGCGGACGGTCACCGGGTTCAACTGCTCGCCAATGTGCAGGACGGTGCCGCCGCCAGGCAGGCAGCGGAATCGGTCGCAGAAGGCATCGGGCTGTTCCGGACCGAACTCGGCTTCCTCAGCGAAACGACAGAACCGTCCGTCGAGGAACAGGCGGATCGGTATGCGGAAGTGTTGAGCGCCTTCCCAGAGGGCAAGGTGGTCATCCGCACGTTGGATGCAGGGTCGGACAAGCCGGTGCCCTATGTGATGGCGGAGAGTGAGGAGAACCCGGCACTCGGTGTTCGCGGCCTGCGTATCGCACGCACGAATCAGGAGCTGCTGGAGCGTCAGCTCGACGGAATCGCACTGGCGCTGAAGAAATCCGGCAGGGAGGAATCGTCGGCGCAGACCTGGGTCATGGCGCCGATGGTGGCAACGGTGTATGAGGCGCAGTGGTTTGCTGCATTGTGCCATGAGCGGGGACTTGTCGCGGGTGCGATGATCGAGGTTCCCGCTGCGGCGTTGATGGCAGACAAGATGATGCCCTATCTGGACTTCGTCTCCATCGGTACGAATGACCTGACCCAGTACACGATGGCAGCTGACCGTATGTCGGCGTCCCTTGCCCATCTGACAGATCCGTGGCAGCCAGCGGTGCTGAGGTTGGTACACACGACCTGTCGTGCTGGTGCAGTGACTCGCACCGCGGTCGGGGTCTGCGGTGAAGCAGCTGCCGACCCGATACTCGCGTGCGTTCTGGCGGGGCTCGGGGTTACGTCCCTGTCAGCCGCTCCACCGGCATTGGCGGCGGTGGGCGCTCAGCTTGGTGAGATCGACTTCGCGGTCTGCCGGGAAATGGCGGCGGCGGCGCTCGATGCCGATGGGGCCGAAGAGGCGAAGACTGCCGCTGCGGCGGTCCTCGGCCTCTAG
- the lexA gene encoding transcriptional repressor LexA: MAEKQKSSTGVAPGSKKRAALASAGASGDDKGREKLSDRQRRIMDVIKDATRFRGYPPSIREICDAVGLNSTSSVSYHLRELERKGYLRREDNKPRAVDIRDFEDEPASRPGPKPAATTGPDGMPSPSFVPVVGQIAAGSPILAEEHVEAHFPLPQELVGSGELFLLQVVGESMRDAGIFNGDWVAVRSQKVAELGDFVAAMIDGEATVKEFQKDGNGVWLLPHNDLFEPIPGDNADILGRVVAVLRKI, translated from the coding sequence ATGGCAGAGAAACAGAAGTCCTCCACGGGGGTAGCTCCGGGAAGCAAGAAACGTGCCGCCCTAGCAAGCGCGGGAGCAAGTGGCGACGACAAGGGCAGGGAGAAGCTCTCCGACCGCCAGCGTCGCATCATGGACGTCATCAAAGACGCCACGCGGTTCCGAGGGTATCCGCCGAGCATCCGCGAGATCTGTGACGCTGTTGGCCTGAACTCCACGTCATCAGTGTCGTACCACCTGCGGGAGTTGGAGAGGAAAGGTTATCTCCGACGGGAGGACAATAAGCCCCGCGCCGTAGACATCCGGGATTTCGAGGATGAGCCGGCTTCCCGGCCGGGCCCTAAACCTGCGGCCACGACCGGCCCGGACGGGATGCCCTCCCCTTCGTTCGTTCCCGTGGTGGGACAGATCGCTGCCGGTTCACCGATCCTGGCTGAGGAACACGTAGAAGCTCACTTTCCACTGCCGCAGGAGCTCGTGGGCAGCGGCGAACTGTTCCTTCTGCAAGTCGTGGGAGAATCCATGCGCGACGCAGGTATCTTCAATGGCGACTGGGTGGCGGTGCGGTCGCAGAAAGTCGCCGAACTCGGCGACTTCGTCGCAGCGATGATCGACGGCGAGGCGACGGTCAAGGAATTCCAGAAGGACGGCAACGGTGTCTGGCTACTCCCCCACAATGATCTCTTCGAACCGATCCCCGGTGACAATGCTGACATCCTCGGCCGCGTCGTCGCCGTACTCCGAAAGATCTGA
- the nrdR gene encoding transcriptional regulator NrdR, translated as MLCPACRSEDSRVVDSRTVESGSAIRRRRECLTCKTRFTTLERSVLLVTKRSGVTEEFRRDKVIRGVGRACQGLEVSGDDLKILAHDVEQSLRASYGSQVAADDIGLAILEPLRNLNEVAYLRFASVYKSFRSTEDFETEIRALRQRREDAAE; from the coding sequence GTGCTCTGTCCCGCGTGCCGCTCCGAAGACTCCCGGGTGGTGGATTCGCGTACGGTCGAATCTGGCTCAGCTATCCGTCGTCGACGAGAATGCCTGACATGCAAAACCAGGTTCACGACACTCGAACGCTCAGTGCTCCTGGTGACCAAACGGAGCGGCGTGACCGAAGAGTTTCGCCGCGACAAGGTCATCAGGGGTGTGGGGCGTGCTTGTCAGGGACTCGAGGTCTCCGGGGACGACCTCAAGATACTCGCACACGACGTCGAGCAGTCGCTTCGTGCGTCCTACGGTTCGCAGGTGGCCGCGGATGATATCGGCCTGGCGATTCTCGAGCCGCTGCGTAACCTCAACGAAGTTGCGTACCTGAGGTTTGCCTCGGTGTACAAGTCCTTCCGGTCCACCGAGGACTTCGAGACGGAGATCCGGGCCCTCCGTCAGCGTCGAGAAGACGCCGCTGAATAA